A segment of the Nasonia vitripennis strain AsymCx chromosome 2, Nvit_psr_1.1, whole genome shotgun sequence genome:
TTTTAGTCATAAACGCGACATGCAAATTGAACTATTTTTACAGGAAAGGAGCTATTAGAACTATAATAACGCATTACTGTATATCTTTTATACCGATGCGTTTAGCAAATATAgcagatatattttttttttcttaattgacGTAATTTTTTACACTACTTACTCTCATCAACGGAATAACTGTAGCGCTTGTGTGaggctttgaaaaataaaaaatctcaccATATGTCACTTGACGATACTAGGCTCTCGTTTTTCCTTAATGAACGTTGCGTACTCGGCGACATGCGCTGGACTATAAACGCGTGTCTGCGTCTGAGATACTTTTTAAAACGAACCGATTGAACCATCCATAAATAGCGTTTATTTCTTATAAGCGAGAAAAATGCTGCGGTACACATAACACACACAGATACACATAGAGACCCAACTCTTCTCTTTTTCACCCTACTCTTATTATGTTTTCCACTTGCGATTTGCCAAAAGCTCAAGCGAGAGACAAATCGGCGCCAAGTGGAGCCAACTCTTTTATTCGTCAAATGGACCAACTTGATTATTTAGTACCATTTGAATGTTTTCTTcaactcttttttatttttcatgtttAATGCTTCGCTATACATGATGTATTTTTTACAGCGATATTACATTACTTGtaacttttcttttcttgcaagtcttgataacaaaagaaaataatgagtCGAGCTTCGAGCAGGTTTATTTTACTCtcatcatttttaaaatggagggaaaattttttcgagatataaaaagaaaacactGTAGCAGACTACTGTCTTGAACTATTATGAATATTTAgcattgagaaaaaaatgttaacaCATAAGTACCTGGCACTGGTCTATGCTCTCTTTTATCCAGctcacttttaaaaatgtttatgcCTTACAAGTAGAAAATTTAACGAGTGGCATAGTGTGCTGTTATACGTTGCACGAAGGTTAATTCTGCAGTCTGAGCGAATCTTGAGATGTTGTAAAATTGCGCGTTCAAATCATCATTCAAATGCTCATTTTTTATGACGCGAAACTTTTCTTCAAGGTACTTACACTTCTTTTTAAACTAGATTTCTTCGCATTAAAGATTTCATTATTGTACCATACAAATTTTCAAGAGTTAAATTCTTGCCAAATTGTCATttcgattttaaaaattttattaaaagaatgtatatttttgacGATTTCAGAGCAGTTACGTTAGGTTAATAATGCTACCAATTGTAATCAAATTTTGTTggtaattattattacattatatgattttaaaaattacgttatcatattatattttatttataaaagagaAATCCAAGAATAGGCACAATGAGGGTCTATAATTTTGTCTTCTTTCAAATTATTGATACTTGTGCTTAACCTTCTTTATGCCAATTTTTGTACGTTAGTATGATAAGTTGATGTtacatcaagaattttttCGTGCATTCTGCAACTAGTATTTGATTCTTATtcttaatatatatatatattcttataCATCAATTTTTAAGACAccaaaaatttaataatcaaaTTACCCTACGCCGAGCGAATATGTTGATATAAAACAACTTGTATGTATTATTaaactttaataaaatatttctttgtatttaaaattttttaaatttataaattaagtttttGGCACTTGGGATTATTATGAATTGTCATTTTAAATTGTCTCGTTGACATTTACGCAAAATTTTAATCAGTCTACAATTTTGATTTGTAAACAGCTGTCGCTTGTTCCCTTTTGTACGGCACTTGTCAggttttaaatgtaaaattggAGACTACATCTGTTAACTTTCGTGCATTGACATAAtgtgtttaaattattattgttagcTTTTGTTGTAAATTTCAAGCGGACGGCGAGGAATAAAGCGTGTAAAGACTGCTAAAAGATTACCTGTTGATTGGATAAtatatcaaaaaataagaggaaaaaaataaagaaaaagctGACGTAAAGCTAGTCTGTCATTTCCAGTTTGAAAATACCTATAGTCCAAGCGTAGGTATAGGCTATAGTGAATCGTTAAGTGAACAACTCAGTGTTCACAATTTCGGTATACTCTCGACATatcttgaaataaaaaaattaattatctgAGCAGGTTTCAGAAAAGCAGAATGATTATCGTCAATTATATAACAGTTGATGTAACCCTAGGACTAGGTAAACTCTAGTTTCCCATATTTCGTTCAACGCAGAACACTAAAACGAATATCAAAAGTAGTGTAACACAATCGCACTATTGTCAagatttgttttatatttctCAATCTACAGCAGTTAGCAAACGTCTATTTTCAAGGTCTTTTTATGTGATAAATGAATTCTCCAACAATTTTCTGATATACTGTAACAAGTTCTAGGGCTATATCAAAATTAGTTTGTCGAGTTGTAAAACTATTGTAAATTATAAGGCAGTTTGTATGCCAAATTAATATTGTGGTATAATCGAATAACTCTTGGCTGCAAATTTATCGATCAAGTATTATAATGTTTAAGTTGTATGCGTGTGCGCCCGGCTGCACAGTCATCAACGATCTTGGGTTTCAACTGCATACAGTAGTCGCTAgtaaatcaaatattttgagaaaaataaacaatactCCAAGCAGATACGATCAAGACTAGAGAGAAAACTTGCTGCTGCGTCGATtcgatatattatatacgatTCAAGGGGGGATGTGCCTGTACATGGCCCCTTAATTTTGTTAATTACAAAACCGATCTCATCGACCCTTAAGGATTTTGTTTCACGCAAAACTAGTGACACCCATTTTACCATATTCTTTCGAAATATACGGCTGTTTTAAATGATCAGTTGTATTGTTTTGTATGTTGATGTAACACTGTATGTACTTGCTCCAATAGAAGTTAACGATAagcacttttttatttttatcataagtGTAAATGAGACAAAAGTGTACCTTTTTATATTACTGTCAAGTCGccttaaataaataaaattttaaaagtatgTATTTATTTCATCCGCACCTGGCCCATATCATGTAAAAAATTACCTTTATATCCTGTATAAAAAGTCCAGCTTGTGATGAAGTTTGTATAGGTTTCAATATTAAGAGTTCTATAcattattacaaataaaaatatacgactaaaataaaaaaagtatttttgtaaagTATACTTTAATAATACTCAAGCGACTAAAAACGTCGCATACTTGCTCGCGTTACATTATTCAAGGGAAATAAACAGTTTTCAAAGTTATAACTAGAACTAGTGAAATAATTCAATTgtctatacatgtatataaattcTTTCTTGTAAATCATagcattattaaaaaatttaaaaaagttgagaTTTCAAATTTTCTAGGCAAAAACACACTTGTTCAACTACTAGTTTGTTTGCTCATCTCCCTTGAGCGCGTAACGTTTACAGAAACATATTTACATCAACAATATttagtttaatatttacaatttatctaaaaatataattcataAACCCATATATTGTGGTGATGATGAGTATGCATTTCTGGCAGAACTATTTCGTTTGGCTTCCTCGTTATTCGGAAAATCCCTGTTGAATTAGCAATGGTAAGTAAGTACGTCCACGCTTAGATTTGTAAGAATCCGCAGTTTAATCGATTTCTGAGTGTTCTTACCCGAAAAAAGGCATCAATACAATGAGAGTTTGTTTGCTCGGACGAGACGAGAATACGGGTGAACAATGAGACAGTCTATTAACAATCCGCCTCAGCCATTGTTGCAATTTTTGCCTTCTTTCTTCCACGAATTTAGCATCCTtgtgttaaaaatattttaatcgtAACGATTCTGTACAagatatattaataataaaaattgttaaatatttaaatatctcCTACCTTATTTCCGATAGTTTTCTTTGGAGGAAATTCAAATGACGTAACAATAGCGTCATGTTTCTTGAGCTCCCTGTAGAGCGAATAAAATTGTGCGTATCGTCTGTATATATTCCACTCAGTATCTCTTATGCGAACGTATATCTGTTTAAGAGTAAACAAAATGTCACATGTTTGCATTTGAAGAAATTCATCGCAttggaatatatttatgttttctCACCTGATACACGTGATGAATATCCGACGGCTGGCCTGTAAGAAATGCAGAGGGTATCCATATGTGGATTAGGCAAGGCGCTTCCGTCGGCATGTCTTCTTCATTGATTGGACCTCGAAGACATTCCAATTCTGCTCGGAGCATTTTCACTAATCTATCCCTTTTGGATCACACGGTAATTTACGTTATCAGATTGTATGTGGATTGCATTCAAGATATGTAATATTCGGTCTTACTTGTTTGTGAGTTGCATGGTTAATCTGGCATTAAACTCCATCAATTCAGCATGCATCTCGGCAACTTGAACCAATTTACTTTGATATTCTTGAGATTCTTTGTGATAATCCAAAGAGCCATTTTCCTCATTCACGTTATTTGCATCCGAATCCTTCTTGAGCATCTGCACCGCAGTGACATATTTCCGTAATTGCTGTCGCAGTAATTCATTTTCTCTATAAAAACGAAGAATTACATTTACAGTACATCAATAAGCCAACtgttttatttaaactttaGTATAAACGTGAGCGGTAGCTAACCTGTTGAGCGTTTGAATTTGTAGCTCGTGTTTCTCAAGGTAATTTTGGTGTTGCCTTTGAAAACGAGCCAATTGCAGCTTACTCGTGATGGCATCTTCGCGTGCCTGCTCTAAAAGTTCATTTAGCGCTAAAAGCCTCACACGCAGACCTTCGACGTCCAGCGTATCGGCGTCGGCGTGTGCATTGGCAAGTGGCTCGGTAGCTTCGACCGCAGCCTCCGTCGAGTCACTATCCTTTAAATCGAATCAAATCTCATTAGCAGGCAAGAGAACGCCGATACAAACCAGAACGGCAAAACTCGATTAATCTCGACGAGACACTTACTTCTAAATAATTTGGTAAGCTAACTAACATATCATCGAGAGCGTTGTCTAGGGGCGATACAGGTACGAGGCCACCCATATTCTCTGTATCAGTCAGTGGAGTTAAAAGCCTCTCCTCCTCGTACGTTTCCCTGCAAACGACACAAGTCTCGGTCAAGTTGGCTTGGTTAACGAATAAAAACTCGCTCGGCAGAATTGAGCGAGCGCACGTGCCAACGAGTAAATAAACAGCGCAGATAAggtgtgcgcgcgtgcgcgcgcgcgcgtgcgaattCTTACCTCTCGGCCCAGCTGATGGGCTTGACGTCTAGAACGACGTCATCGGTCCCGGAGCGTAGCTGCAGCCTGGAGGAGGACGAAGACGAGGTGGTGGGAGACGGGACCGGAGACGAGTCTTTGGCGGAGATTGCATTCGGCGAGTTCAAGCAGGTGGGCGGCGCGCTCGTCGACACCGCACTAACTGCCAATTTGTCGAATTTGACGCTCGCCTCGTCGTCTTGGTCGTCGAACGATATTATGTGCGTCTGGACCTTCTTCCGCGTCTTTTGTCTCGACGTCGAGGGCTCTGCAATTAATTTCGATATTCGCCGCGTGTTAAGCAGTTGCGATGGCGTGATTATCAAGTACGATAGCTACACGTATACCTGGAGGCGCAATTATCGGTTCGGAATGTGAGTtctgagcgcgcgcgagcttggcCTGCTCGCAGCTGTCGTCCAGCTCTGGATTATCTATTCTTATGGCGAAGAGTATCGTCGTCAGGCCTGTGATAAATTGGTTGGACAAAACTATAGCTAATCGATTCTAAAAATATGCAATGAGAAGAAGCTAACTCACCAGCGGCGACATTTGGCAGCAGCGAGGACTTGTCCTGATCCAGGAGAAAGGCCCAGGGCTCGTAGTAGGCCTCGATGGCCTCGGGACTGACGATGGAGTGGAGATGCCGCTCGAGGGATCTCTCGTTGAGGGCGGCGCGCAACCAGGCCCGGCCTCGGCCCTGATCCGTCTGGACTTTGCGCAACACGCTGAAGCGCTCCTGCTCGTGCCAAGTCAGCTGCTCGCGCACACACGGCCAGAACGCCTCCGCGTCGGCCGCGGCTCTGCAGCCTCCCGACTTGACCAGCTCCGACACATGCCTGTGCGCAGATAACGCATACGCGCGTTAGTTTGTACACGCTGAACTCGCTGCGATAAAGTTTTGATAAACTCaaacacttatttatttcATAACACCTCGACTCCGGAGAGTAACAAGGcgttctctcttcctctctccaCGAGCGTTAACATAATTGACTCGTCAGAAGTCACAAAGAAACTTCTGCAGCCCAGAGGTGCAGGTATAAGTTCCTTATAACTTTGCATCGAGCAAACTTTCCTATCAGCGCCGAAAACTGTCtgtccgcgcgcgagcgcgaaatcAAATCACCTGAGGGCGCTCTGCAACTTCTCCGTATTCCTGGGCTTCAATCCGTGGGTGAATATCCTCTCGAACGTGTAGCAGAGCTGCGTGACACAGGCGTCGGATTCGGTGGCCAATTCCGCCTTGCCGCCGAATCGAACGTGGCACAGCTTCGCCGCGGCGAGCAACTCTTTCTGCAGCCTCTGCCTGTCCGCTTCGTGATCGACGATGTGGGTGCTGCTGCTATCGTTATTGAGATTGTGCGCGCCTGGCACTATTGCTGACATCATACGGAGAGCCTGTGCGGGAAAAAAACAAGCCCGATGTTTTTCTCGATGTTTCGTGCAATAATATAGGAGGCCTTTCTCTACGATACAAGGGAACAGTATAATGTGCGCTTCGAAATTTCCACTGGCGTTCTACAATATAGTCTATCGTTATGCAGGTTCTATCGCTAGCTCGTTTTTTTTCGCGTGTATCGATCGCGGTTGTTGgtacgataaaaaaatatgggTCGCGATCGTCgaagaaaaaattcatttgGCGAGAGAGTTGTATCATTGTGATAAGCGCCGTAGcaagaattgaaaaaataataaaataacgcCGAGAAATCCGAACGAgacaaaaaaacaaacaaacaaacaaacgcgTTATCAGGATCAGCCGCGGTGTGTATAGCAATAACGTTCGATCGATCGATACTAGTTGTAACAATATAAACGACACCTCGTTTGTCTTCACTACTACTTCCtttatttctaatttattttgttcTAAGCGCTAGTCTTACTCTCTTTTTCTGTCGAGCGCAAAAGTAGGTCTTGTATACAACAACCTGCTCCGCACTTGAATTTAATTTCCAAGCACACTTTTGCAGACGGGAAACGCATCCGGCATCGAAATACAATCGATCGCGACGATCCGTCAACGAGCGAGCGCGTTTGATTTCCCTCGAGACAAAAGATCGCGCAGACGAGTCATTTGTTGTTCTTATCAACgagcattattatattatcatCGTCATACAGGGGGAAAAAGGAGCGTAAAAACTCGTCTCGCGCGCTTCCGTTCCAAGTTGGTCGAGTTAATTTATCGCAGTACATAATGATGAGCGCAAGTGTATTAGCGCTTGCAAGTATGTACACAGCCACACGCGATCCGATTAAGGAGAGACAAGCGCGCGTGGGTTGTCCAGGAAAGCAATTATCGATTATCAGCGAATACGTGATCCCGGAATCTTTCAACCGCGCGATATATGATGTATAACACATATACTTAGTGTGCTGACACTATCGCGCGATACTCATGCTTGACCCATATACAAAAGAGGCCTACGTATCGTCCGTCAATCCGCGAACAGCTGagcagcgagagcgagcgagttgAAAGCCTACAACGCCAGTGTCTAACAACTACATTACCTACAACAATAGTCAAGACAAAAGAAAATGCTGAATAAAACATGAGCTGCCTAGAGATGCAGCATCACGGAGAGTCAAGGCGAGAGCTGAGCCATGTAACAATCACGGTTTATATTGTGTGTGCCTGTGTGTGCGTACGAACCATCGAGCCAGTCCGTCTCGACGAGCAGTGGCGAAAGGTCTCCTCCTCGCGGAATGATAGACGACGACGTGGAGAGCAGCGCAGAAAGCGAGACTTTACTCGTGTATACACAAACACACTCTTTCTATTGTTCCGCTCGGActgtcagagagagagagagagagagagggagagagagagag
Coding sequences within it:
- the LOC100123150 gene encoding sorting nexin-29 isoform X2 — translated: MMSAIVPGAHNLNNDSSSTHIVDHEADRQRLQKELLAAAKLCHVRFGGKAELATESDACVTQLCYTFERIFTHGLKPRNTEKLQSALRHVSELVKSGGCRAAADAEAFWPCVREQLTWHEQERFSVLRKVQTDQGRGRAWLRAALNERSLERHLHSIVSPEAIEAYYEPWAFLLDQDKSSLLPNVAAGLTTILFAIRIDNPELDDSCEQAKLARAQNSHSEPIIAPPEPSTSRQKTRKKVQTHIISFDDQDDEASVKFDKLAVSAVSTSAPPTCLNSPNAISAKDSSPVPSPTTSSSSSSRLQLRSGTDDVVLDVKPISWAERETYEEERLLTPLTDTENMGGLVPVSPLDNALDDMLVSLPNYLEDSDSTEAAVEATEPLANAHADADTLDVEGLRVRLLALNELLEQAREDAITSKLQLARFQRQHQNYLEKHELQIQTLNRENELLRQQLRKYVTAVQMLKKDSDANNVNEENGSLDYHKESQEYQSKLVQVAEMHAELMEFNARLTMQLTNKDRLVKMLRAELECLRGPINEEDMPTEAPCLIHIWIPSAFLTGQPSDIHHVYQIYVRIRDTEWNIYRRYAQFYSLYRELKKHDAIVTSFEFPPKKTIGNKDAKFVEERRQKLQQWLRRIVNRLSHCSPVFSSRPSKQTLIVLMPFFGDFPNNEEAKRNSSARNAYSSSPQYMGL
- the LOC100123150 gene encoding sorting nexin-29 isoform X1, encoding MALRMMSAIVPGAHNLNNDSSSTHIVDHEADRQRLQKELLAAAKLCHVRFGGKAELATESDACVTQLCYTFERIFTHGLKPRNTEKLQSALRHVSELVKSGGCRAAADAEAFWPCVREQLTWHEQERFSVLRKVQTDQGRGRAWLRAALNERSLERHLHSIVSPEAIEAYYEPWAFLLDQDKSSLLPNVAAGLTTILFAIRIDNPELDDSCEQAKLARAQNSHSEPIIAPPEPSTSRQKTRKKVQTHIISFDDQDDEASVKFDKLAVSAVSTSAPPTCLNSPNAISAKDSSPVPSPTTSSSSSSRLQLRSGTDDVVLDVKPISWAERETYEEERLLTPLTDTENMGGLVPVSPLDNALDDMLVSLPNYLEDSDSTEAAVEATEPLANAHADADTLDVEGLRVRLLALNELLEQAREDAITSKLQLARFQRQHQNYLEKHELQIQTLNRENELLRQQLRKYVTAVQMLKKDSDANNVNEENGSLDYHKESQEYQSKLVQVAEMHAELMEFNARLTMQLTNKDRLVKMLRAELECLRGPINEEDMPTEAPCLIHIWIPSAFLTGQPSDIHHVYQIYVRIRDTEWNIYRRYAQFYSLYRELKKHDAIVTSFEFPPKKTIGNKDAKFVEERRQKLQQWLRRIVNRLSHCSPVFSSRPSKQTLIVLMPFFGDFPNNEEAKRNSSARNAYSSSPQYMGL